The Persephonella sp. IF05-L8 genome contains a region encoding:
- a CDS encoding ABC transporter ATP-binding protein has translation MQTKKKKIQVKNLTKKFGDRLILKGISFDVYEGEIFVLMGGSGSGKSTTIKHIIGLLKPTSGQIIVDGTDITKLSDKELINFRKKMGYLFQEGALFDSLKVWENVGFYFLENTNMPAKEIYKLAQEKLALVGLKGIEELYPSELSGGMRKRVSLARAISTNPEIIMYDEPTSGLDPVTSAMIDKLIMGLRDKIGVTSIVVTHDLDSAFGIADRIAMIHKGKIYAIGTPEEIKNNPDPIVQQFINRKAEGPITEELYKEMNLEETGK, from the coding sequence ATGCAGACAAAAAAGAAGAAAATACAGGTAAAAAACCTTACTAAGAAGTTTGGAGACAGGCTTATCCTGAAAGGTATATCCTTTGATGTTTATGAAGGGGAGATTTTTGTCCTTATGGGTGGTAGTGGTAGCGGAAAAAGTACCACTATAAAACATATTATTGGTCTCTTGAAGCCAACCAGTGGCCAGATTATTGTTGATGGAACAGATATAACAAAATTATCAGATAAAGAACTTATAAATTTTAGGAAGAAAATGGGTTATTTATTTCAGGAAGGTGCTCTTTTTGATAGCTTAAAAGTCTGGGAAAACGTTGGGTTTTACTTTCTGGAGAACACCAATATGCCTGCAAAAGAGATTTATAAACTGGCACAGGAAAAATTAGCACTTGTAGGTCTTAAGGGAATTGAGGAACTTTATCCTTCTGAACTTTCTGGGGGTATGAGGAAAAGGGTATCCCTTGCCAGAGCAATATCCACAAATCCTGAAATCATAATGTATGATGAGCCAACCTCTGGATTAGACCCTGTAACAAGTGCAATGATAGATAAACTAATTATGGGGCTCAGGGATAAAATAGGAGTAACTTCTATAGTGGTTACCCATGACCTTGATAGTGCATTTGGAATAGCAGACAGAATAGCAATGATACATAAAGGAAAAATTTACGCGATTGGAACACCTGAAGAAATCAAGAACAATCCAGACCCTATAGTTCAGCAGTTTATAAACAGGAAAGCAGAGGGACCTATAACAGAAGAGCTTTATAAAGAGATGAATTTAGAAGAAACTGGAAAATGA
- a CDS encoding Fic family protein, with protein sequence MNKELILERKKLLDKLGGIPEPVIENKEWLYLLEEETRNSILIEGYFIDQEELEQILAGNKPISKSQEEAIKYFKTAKFIYGLAYENYKSDEFLFGIPLIRQINKELGFDGEFRKEKIKIAGTKFEPPENYIEEWVRVYIDYVYSLNNDFFNNLSVSHAFFEEIHPFKDGNGRTGRILLNYILISNGYPLVIIKGTDKSKQIYYKGLEEIDNQLSNLFTEYKNIPPDKHKVLERLKETKANTLKKLILEALRESLDRLIIAKYEEKGEKLEPVGKLLKDLGYSPESTRQLIKRGKIIAVKIKKTWYSTKNLVKRFLK encoded by the coding sequence ATGAATAAAGAATTAATTTTAGAAAGAAAAAAGCTATTAGACAAATTAGGCGGAATTCCAGAGCCTGTAATAGAGAACAAAGAATGGCTTTATTTACTTGAGGAAGAAACAAGAAATTCAATCCTTATAGAGGGATACTTTATAGACCAGGAAGAATTAGAACAGATTTTAGCAGGGAATAAACCTATTTCCAAATCTCAAGAAGAAGCAATTAAGTATTTTAAAACAGCAAAATTTATATACGGTCTTGCCTATGAAAACTATAAATCAGATGAGTTTTTATTTGGTATTCCATTAATTAGACAAATAAATAAAGAACTTGGTTTTGATGGAGAGTTTAGAAAAGAAAAAATCAAAATAGCAGGAACAAAGTTTGAACCCCCAGAAAATTATATAGAAGAATGGGTAAGAGTTTATATTGATTACGTTTATAGCTTAAATAATGACTTTTTTAATAATTTGTCTGTATCACACGCATTTTTTGAAGAAATACACCCATTTAAAGATGGGAATGGCAGGACTGGAAGGATACTTTTAAACTACATATTGATTAGCAACGGATATCCATTAGTTATAATAAAGGGCACAGATAAAAGTAAGCAGATTTATTACAAAGGATTAGAGGAAATTGATAACCAGTTATCTAATTTGTTTACAGAATACAAAAATATACCCCCAGATAAACATAAAGTTTTAGAAAGGCTAAAAGAAACCAAAGCAAATACCTTAAAAAAACTAATACTTGAAGCGCTAAGAGAAAGTTTAGACAGATTAATAATTGCAAAATATGAAGAAAAAGGAGAAAAATTAGAACCAGTAGGTAAATTACTAAAAGATTTAGGATATTCTCCAGAAAGCACAAGGCAACTAATAAAACGGGGCAAAATCATAGCAGTAAAAATAAAAAAGACCTGGTATTCCACAAAAAATTTGGTTAAAAGGTTTTTAAAATAG
- a CDS encoding PIN domain-containing protein has product MNYKKVFVDANVILDLFLYDRPYSEYSKKSFFYLQKNDVELLTSCDLITTVYYVLKKYNKQKALENLSYTLKLMYLIPFSNYETQKAIELMQK; this is encoded by the coding sequence GTGAATTATAAAAAGGTGTTTGTAGATGCCAACGTAATTTTAGACCTGTTCTTATATGATAGGCCATATAGTGAATATTCAAAAAAATCCTTCTTTTATTTACAGAAAAATGATGTAGAGCTATTAACCAGTTGTGATTTAATAACTACCGTTTACTATGTATTAAAAAAGTATAATAAACAAAAAGCTTTAGAAAATCTTTCATACACTCTGAAATTAATGTATTTAATCCCATTTTCAAACTATGAAACCCAAAAGGCAATAGAATTGATGCAAAAATGA